A window of the Cicer arietinum cultivar CDC Frontier isolate Library 1 chromosome 6, Cicar.CDCFrontier_v2.0, whole genome shotgun sequence genome harbors these coding sequences:
- the LOC101488657 gene encoding disease resistance protein UNI-like, whose product MYHTKANFGDIIPNVDNKVKEQIMSALRVRDQGENIIGLCGLDKRVKCYVKIAIRRAERDELFQKIVTTTVTKKPDIIKIQTQIADAIGLTFDDKTNRAESTSCMCFGNNKRMTTSERAHLLCAKMKELQTVLVVMNDLYGRLDLGAIGIPFGEDHNGCKLLLTSTSLEVLSKQMKVHKLIQIPEI is encoded by the coding sequence ATGTATCATACAAAGGCTAATTTTGGGGACATAATTCCCAACGTGGACAATAAGGTTAAAGAACAAATAATGAGTGCACTAAGAGTGAGAGACCAAGGAGAAAATATAATCGGATTATGTGGGCTAGATAAAAGAGTCAAGTGTTATGTAAAAATAGCTATAAGAAGAGCTGAGAGAGATGAATTATTCCAAAAGATTGTGACAACAACTGTGACCAAGAAGCCAGACATTATAaagattcaaacacaaattgcTGATGCAATAGGTCTGACTTTCGATGATAAGACAAATCGAGCTGAATCAACTTCTTGCATGTGTTTTGGTAATAATAAAAGAATGACAACTTCAGAAAGAGCTCATCTTCTGTGTGCTAAGATGAAGGAGCTGCAAACAGTCCTAGTTGTAATGAATGATCTTTATGGTAGACTTGATTTAGGTGCGATTGGTATCCCATTTGGTGAAGATCATAATGGTTGCAAGTTATTGCTGACATCCACAAGTTTGGAGGTTTTATCCAAACAAATGAAGGTTCATAAATTGATACAAATTCCAGAGATATGA
- the HSFA4A gene encoding heat stress transcription factor A-4a: MDEAHGSSSSLPPFLAKTYEMVDDSSSDPIVSWSLNDKSFVVWDPAEFARILLPRFFKHNNFSSFIRQLNTYGFRKVDPEQWEFSNDDFVRGKPHLMKNIHRRKPVHSHSLQNLQAQAPLSESERQSLNDEIEKLKHDKEQLMMELKRHQLEWQTYEIQIHCTKDRLEKLEQKQQKFVSSVSQVLQKPVMIAVNLLPLTETMDRKRRLPRSGCFNNEAIMEDGIETSVGLPRDNAEGTSLLTLNAERLDQLESSMVFWETIAHEAGDNFVHARSNIDLDESTCCADSLSISSGQLDVEVQPKSSGIDMNSEPTAAPAVVALKEQPVGITTAATGVNDVFWEQFLTEDPGASEAHEVQSERKDSNSRKNEGKPSDHGKFWWNMRKANNLPEQMGRVDQVEKI; this comes from the exons ATGGATGAAGCACATGGAAGTTCAAGTTCCTTGCCTCCTTTTCTAGCAAAGACTTATGAGATGGTGGATGATTCTTCCTCGGATCCTATCGTTTCGTGGAGTTTGAATGACAAAAGTTTCGTCGTGTGGGATCCAGCTGAATTCGCAAGGATTTTGCTTCCTAGATTCTTTAAGCACAATAACTTTTCCAGTTTTATCAGGCAGCTGAATACATAT GGATTTAGAAAAGTTGATCCGGAACAATGGGAATTTTCCAATGATGATTTTGTAAGAGGGAAACCACATCTTATGAAGAATATCCATAGACGTAAGCCGGTTCATAGCCATTCGTTGCAGAATCTTCAAGCACAAGCCCCTCTATCGGAGTCTGAAAGGCAAAGTTTGAACGACGAAATAGAGAAGCTGAAACACGATAAAGAACAACTCATGATGGAGTTGAAGAGACACCAACTTGAGTGGCAAACATATGAGATTCAAATACATTGCACAAAAGACCGGTTGGAAAAATTGGAACAAAAGCAACAGAAATTTGTGTCTTCTGTTTCTCAAGTATTGCAGAAACCGGTGATGATTGCTGTAAATCTCTTGCCACTGACAGAAACCATGGATAGAAAACGTAGGTTGCCGAGAAGTGGCTGCTTTAACAATGAAGCTATTATGGAAGATGGTATTGAAACTTCTGTAGGTTTGCCCAGAGATAATGCAGAGGGTACCTCTCTTTTGACATTAAATGCAGAGAGATTGGATCAGCTTGAGTCATCCATGGTATTTTGGGAGACTATTGCGCATGAAGCTGGTGACAACTTTGTTCATGCTCGTTCAAACATTGATTTAGATGAATCTACATGCTGTGCTGATAGTTTGTCTATATCTTCTGGGCAACTAGATGTTGAAGTTCAACCTAAGTCATCTGGAATTGACATGAATTCTGAGCCAACTGCTGCTCCTGCTGTTGTTGCATTAAAAGAACAACCTGTGGGAATCACCACTGCAGCAACTGGGGTTAATGATGTATTCTGGGAACAGTTCTTGACAGAGGATCCTGGTGCATCGGAAGCACATGAAGTGCAATCAGAAAGAAAGGATTCTAATAGCagaaaaaatgaaggaaaaccTAGTGATCACGGCAAATTTTGGTGGAACATGCGGAAAGCAAATAATCTTCCTGAACAGATGGGGCGTGTTGATCAAGTAGAGAAAATTTAG
- the LOC101510071 gene encoding transcription repressor OFP5 has translation MKWGGGRKPSSSSKPSFISHVSPFSWLSKFKQMKINSDSESKPEKLKQKSPPEFACGNHRGRFYGGDDDDAFWRLSFGEEVTNEQKKKNEDIVKPEMYNLDAKRYRRREERKLGNETKSAKGLECLKKRYERKAQRVLQEELLKLENAEQEAELFASNAETSDLGSIRENGVWQNVKESEEFKAKVNKKRRSVHVSRELQRRKPKHSTTKLRVHSPRMATKVEICRIKAIEDKKKAKLNMMKQEEIVEETEGLDSFAVVKCSLDPQQDFIDSMIEMIKEKQISQAEEMEELLACYLTLNSNEYHDLIIKAFRKVWLYMSPSDKPSC, from the exons atgaaGTGGGGGGGTGGTAGAaaaccttcttcttcttctaagcCTTCTTTCATCTCTCATGTATCTCCATTTTCATGGCTGTCAAAGTTCAAACAAATGAAAATCAACTCAGACTCAGAGTCAAAACCTGAAAAGCTGAAACAGAAGTCCCCACCTGAATTTGCATGTGGAAATCATAGAGGCAGGTTTTATGGAGGTGATGATGACGATGCTTTCTGGAGATTGTCATTTGGTGAAGAAGTTACTAATgagcaaaagaagaaaaatgaagatATTGTGAAGCCAGAAATGTACAATTTGGATGCTAAAAGATAtagaagaagagaagaaagaaaattgGGGAATGAAACTAAGAGTGCAAAGGGACTTGAATGCTTAAAGAAGAGATATGAGAGGAAAGCACAGCGAGTTTTACAAGAGGAGCTCTTGAAGTTAGAGAATGCAGAACAGGAAGCTGAATTATTTGCATCAA ATGCAGAAACTTCTGATCTTGGAAGTATCAGAGAAAATGGTGTGTGGCAGAATGTGAAAGAAAGTGAGGAGTTTAAAGCAAAGGTTAACAAAAAGAGGCGATCAGTTCATGTGAGCAGAGAACTTCAGAGGAGGAAACCAAAGCACAGCACCACCAAATTAAGAGTACATTCTCCAAGGATGGCTACTAAGGTTGAAATATGCAGAATAAAGGCTATAGAAGacaaaaagaaagcaaaactaAACATGATGAAACAAGAGGAAATTGTGGAGGAAACAGAAGGGCTAGATAGTTTTGCTGTGGTGAAGTGTTCTTTGGATCCACAGCAAGATTTTATAGATTCAATGATTGAGATGATTAAAGAGAAACAGATAAGTCAGGCAGAAGAAATGGAAGAGCTATTAGCATGTTATTTAACTTTGAATTCCAATGAATATCATGATCTCATTATCAAAGCATTTCGGAAGGTATGGTTATATATGAGTCCATCAGACAAGCCAAGTTGTTAG